From a single Hippopotamus amphibius kiboko isolate mHipAmp2 chromosome X, mHipAmp2.hap2, whole genome shotgun sequence genomic region:
- the HCFC1 gene encoding host cell factor 1 isoform X1 has translation MASAVSPANSPAVLLQPRWKRVVGWSGPVPRPRHGHRAVAIKELIVVFGGGNEGIVDELHVYNTATNQWFIPAVRGDIPPGCAAYGFVCDGTRLLVFGGMVEYGKYSNDLYELQASRWEWKRLKAKTPKNGPPPCPRLGHSFSLVGNKCYLFGGLANDSEDPKNNIPRYLNDLYILELRPGSGVVAWDIPITYGVLPPPRESHTAVVYTEKDNKKSKLVIYGGMSGCRLGDLWTLDIETLTWNKPSLSGVAPLPRSLHSATTIGNKMYVFGGWVPLVMDDVKVATHEKEWKCTNTLACLNLDTMAWETILMDTLEDNIPRARAGHCAVAINTRLYIWSGRDGYRKAWNNQVCCKDLWYLETEKPPPPARVQLVRANTNSLEVSWGAVATADSYLLQLQKYDIPATAATATSPTPNPVPSVPANPPKSPAPAAAAPAVQPLAQVGITLLPQAAAAPPTTTTIQVLPTVPGSSISVPAAARTQGVPAVLKVTGPQATTGTPLVTMRPASQAGKAPVTVTSLPAGVRMVVPTQSTQGTVIGSSPQMSGMAALAAAAAATQKIPPSSAPTVLSVPAGTTIVKTVAVTPGTTTLPATVKVASSPVMVSNPATRMLKTAAAQVGTSVSSAANTSTRPIITVHKSGTVTVAQQAQVVTTVVGGVTKTITLVKSPISVPGGSALISNLGKVMSVVQTKPVQTSAVTGQASTGPVTQIIQTKGPLPAGTILKLVTSADGKPTTIITTTQASGAGTKPTILGISSVSPSTTKPGTTTIIKTIPMSAIITQAGATGVTSSPGIKSPITIITTKVMTSGTGAPAKIITAVPKIATGHGQQGVTQVVLKGAPGQPGTILRTVPMGGVRLVTPVTVSAVKPAVTTLVVKGTTGVTTLGTVTGTVSTSLAGAGGHSTSASLATPITTLGTIATLSSQVINPTAITVSAAQTTLTAAGGLTTPTITMQPVSQPTQVTLITAPSGVEAQPVHDLPVSILASPTTEQPTATVTIADSGQGDVQPGTVTLVCSNPPCETHETGTTNTATTTVVANLGGHPQPTQVQFVCDRQEAAASLVTSTVGQQNGSVVRVCSNPPCETHDTGTTNTATTATSNMAGQHGCCNPPCETHETGTTSTATTAMSGIGAGQRRDVRHACAAGTVPTVVRVAVAAGATEGAQGSVKPSCQTRQTSATSTTMTVMATGAPCSASPLLRPSLTLEASGHGAALVHLGPVSTQVRPSGEDGPLASQGPLVSAGRQLEAHHTHTTGTPTTARSATGAGGPSEVPGTPMLVYESSPSATVTATALEALLCPSVAVTQVCSNPPCETHETGTTHTPTTAMSSGGAGQPEGGQQPPAGRPCETHQTASTGTTMSVSVGALLPDTAPSHRTLESGLEVAAPPTVTPQAGASLLAPFPTQRVCSNPPCETHETGTTHTATTVTSNMSSNQDPPPPASDQGEVESTQGDSVNIPSSSPITTTVSSTLTRAVTTVTQSTPVPGPSVPKISSVTETTPGALTTEVPIPATITVTIANTETSDMPFSAVDILQPPEELQASPGPRQQLPPRQLLQPASTPLMGESAEVLSASQTPELQAAVDLSSTGDPSSGQEPASSAVVATVVVQPPPPTQSEVDQLSLPQELMAEAQAGTTTLMVTGLTPEELAVTAAAEAAAQAAATEEAQALAIQAVLQAAQQAVMAGTGEPMDTSEAAAAVTQAELSHLSAEGQEGQATTIPIVLTQQELAALVQQQQLQEAQAQQQHHLPTEALAPADSLNDPTIESNCLNELAGAVPSTVALLPSTATESLAPSNTFVAPQPVVVASPAKLQAAATLTEVANGIESLGVKPDLPPPPSKAPVKKENQWFDVGVIKGTNVMVTHYFLPPDDAVPSDDDSGAVPDYSQLKKQELQPGTAYKFRVAGINACGRGPFSEISAFKTCLPGFPGAPCAIKISKSPDGAHLTWEPPSVTSGKIIEYSVYLAIQSSQAGGEPKSSTPAQLAFMRVYCGPSPSCLVQSSSLSNAHIDYTTKPAIIFRIAARNEKGYGPATQVRWLQETSKDSSGTKPASKRPMSSPEMKSAPKKSKADGQ, from the exons CGACCAACCAGTGGTTCATCCCGGCCGTGAGAGGGGACATCCCTCCCGGATGTGCAGCCTACGGCTTTGTGTGTGACGGGACTCGCCTGCTGGTGTTTGGCGGGATGGTGGAGTATGGGAAATACAGCAATGACCTCTATGAGCTCCAG GCAAGCCGGTGGGAGTGGAAGAGACTCAAAGCAAAGACGCCCAAAAATGGGCCCCCTCCGTGTCCTCGGCTTGGGCACAGCTTCTCCCTTGTGGGCAACAAATGTTACCTGTTTGGGGGTCTGGCCAACGATAGCGAGGACCCCAAGAACAACATTCCGAG GTACCTGAATGACTTATACATCCTGGAACTGCGGCCAGGTTCCGGAGTGGTAGCCTGGGACATTCCCATCACTTACGGcgtcctgcccccaccccgggaGTCGCACACTGCGGTGGTGTACACTGAGAAAGACAATAAGAAGTCCAAGCTGGTGATCTATGGAGGGATGAGTGGCTGCAGGCTAGGGGACCTCTGGACCCTGGATATCG AGACTCTGACGTGGAATAAGCCCAGCCTCAGCGGGGTGGCACCTCTTCCTCGAAGTCTCCACTCAGCCACAACTATAGGAAACAA AATGTACGTGTTTGGTGGCTGGGTGCCTCTCGTCATGGATGACGTCAAAGTGGCCACACACGAGAAGGAGTGGAAGTGTACCAACACACTGGCTTGTCTCAACCTGG ATACCATGGCCTGGGAGACCATCCTGATGGACACGCTGGAGGACAATATTCCCCGGGCCCGTGCCGGCCACTGCGCTGTAGCCATCAACACCCGCCTGTACATTTGGAGTGGGCGTGACGGCTACCGAAAGGCCTGGAACAACCAGGTCTGCTGCAAGGATCTCTGGTACCTGGAAACAG AAAAGCCACCGCCCCCAGCCCGGGTACAGCTGGTGCGAGCCAACACCAACTCCCTGGAGGTGAGCTGGGGGGCCGTGGCGACGGCCGACAGTTACCTTCTGCAGCTCCAGAAATACGACATTCCTGCCACGGCTGCTACTGCCACCTCCCCCACACCCAATCCAGTCCCGTCTGTGCCTGCCAACCCTCCCAAGAGCCCTGCTCCGGCAGCAGCCGCACCTGCTGTGCAGCCGCTGGCCCAAGTAGGCATCACGCTCCTGCCCCAGGCTGCCGCCGCGCCCccgaccaccaccaccatccaggtcTTGCCCACGGTGCCCGGCAGCTCGATCTCCGTGCCCGCCGCAGCCAGGACTCAAG GTGTCCCTGCTGTTCTCAAAGTGACCGGTCCTCAGGCTACAACAGGAACCCCATTGGTCACCATGCGACCTGCCAGCCAGGCTGGGAAAGCCCCTGTCACTGTGACCTCCCTTCCCGCAGGCGTGCGAATGGTTGTGCCTACGCAGAGCACCCAGGGGACG GTCATCGGCAGCAGCCCACAGATGAGTGGCATGGCTGCATTGGCAGCTGCCGCTGCCGCCACCCAGAAGATCCCTCCTTCTTCGGCACCCACGGTACTGAGTGTCCCGGCCGGCACCACCATCGTCAAAACTGTGGCTGTGACACCTGGCACCACCACCCTCCCAGCCACTGTGAAGGTGGCCTCCTCGCCAGTCATG GTGAGCAACCCAGCCACTCGCATGCTGAAGACTGCAGCCGCCCAGGTGGGGACGTCCGTCTCCTCTGCTGCCAACACATCTACCCGCCCCATCATCACCGTGCACAAGTCAGGGACTGTGACGGTGGCCCAGCAAGCACAGGTGGTGACCACGGTGGTGGGTGGGGTCACCAAGACCATCACCCTGGTGAAGAGCCCCATCTCCGTCCCAGGAGGCAGTGCTCTG ATTTCCAATCTGGGCAAAGTGATGTCCGTAGTCCAGACGAAACCCGTGCAGACTTCTGCGGTCACAGGCCAGGCGTCCACAGGCCCGGTGACGCAGATCATCCAG ACCAAAGGGCCCCTGCCAGCTGGGACCATCCTGAAGCTGGTGACGTCAGCAGACGGCAAGCCCACCACCATCATCACGACCACGCAGGCCAGCGGGGCGGGGACTAAGCCCACCATCCTGGGCATCAGCAGCGTGTCCCCCAGCACCACCAAGCCCGGCACAACCACTATCATTAAGACTATCCCCATGTCGGCTATCATCACGCAGGCGGGCGCCACGG GTGTGACCAGCAGTCCCGGCATCAAGTCCCccatcaccattatcaccaccaAGGTTATGACTTCTGGAACTGGAGCCCCCGCCAAAATCATCACTGCTGTTCCCAAAATCGCCACTGGCCATGGGCAGCAAGGAGTGACCCAG GTGGTGCTGAAGGGCGCCCCCGGACAGCCGGGCACCATCCTCCGCACTGTGCCCATGGGGGGTGTTCGTCTGGTCACCCCTGTTACCGTCTCCGCTGTCAAGCCAGCCGTCACCACATTGGTCGTGAAGGGCACCACAG GTGTCACGACCCTAGGCACAGTAACAGGCACCGTCTCCACCAGCCTCGCAGGAGCTGGGGGCCACAGCACCAGTGCCTCCCTGGCCACGCCCATCACCACCTTGGGCACCATTGCCACTCTCTCGAGCCAGGTGATCAACCCCACTGCCATCACCGTGTCGGCAGCACAGACCACACTGACAGCGGCTGGTGGGctcaccacccccaccatcaccatgCAG CCTGTCTCTCAGCCTACCCAGGTGACTCTGATCACGGCGCCCAGCGGagtcgaggcccagcccgtgcaCGACCTCCCCGTGTCCATTCTGGCCTCGCCCACTACAGAACAGCCCACGGCCACGGTCACCATCGCTGACTCAGGCCAAGGTGACGTGCAGCCTGGCACTGTGACACTGGTGTGCTCCAACCCACCCTGTGAGACCCACGAGACGGGCACCACCAACACGGCCACCACCACCGTCGTGGCTAATCTCGGGGGGCACCCCCAGCCCACCCAGGTGCAGTTCGTCTGCGACAGACAGGAGGCAGCTGCTTCTCTCGTGACCTCCACAGTGGGCCAGCAGAACGGCAGTGTGGTTCGTGTCTGCTCCAACCCGCCATGTGAGACCCATGACACAGGCACCACCAACACAGCTACCACTGCCACCTCCAACATGGCTGGGCAGCACGGCTGCTGCAACCCGCCATGTGAGACCCATGAGACGGGCACCACCAGCACGGCCACCACCGCCATGTCGGGCATCGGAGCCGGGCAGCGGCGAGACGTCCGGCACGCCTGTGCGGCAGGCACTGTGCCCACTGTGGTCCGGGTCGCTGTGGCTGCCGGGGCAACAGAGGGAGCCCAGGGTTCTGTCAAGCCCTCGTGTCAGACCCGCCAGACCAGCGCGACCAGTACCACCATGACTGTGATGGCCACCGGGGCCCCGTGCTCAGCCAGCCCCCTCCTCAGACCAAGCCTGACCCTGGAGGCCAGCGGCCATGGTGCCGCTCTCGTGCACTTAGGCCCTGTGAGCACCCAGGTCAGGCCCAGCGGCGAAGACGGCCCCCTTGCCAGCCAGGGCCCGCTGGTGTCCGCGGGGCGCCAGCTGGAGGCGCATCACACCCACACGACCGGCACCCCCACCACAGCACGCTCCGCCACGGGTGCCGGGGGGCCTAGTGAGGTGCCGGGGACCCCCATGCTCGTGTACGAGAGCTCCCCCAGCGCCACTGTGACTGCCACGGCCCTGGAGGCGCTGCTGTGCCCCTCGGTTGCCGTGACACAGGTCTGCTCCAACCCCCCATGCGAGACCCACGAGACAGGCACCACCCATACGCCTACCACCGCCATGTCCAGTGGGGGTGCGGGCCAGCCAGAGGGAGGGCAGCAGCCCCCCGCCGGCCGCCCCTGTGAGACGCACCAGACCGCCTCTACCGGTACCACCATGTCCGTCAGCGTGGGCGCCCTGCTCCCGGACACCGCACCCTCCCACAGGACCCTGGAGTCCGGCTTAGAGGTGGCGGCGCCACCCACAGTCACCCCCCAGGCTGGTGCTTCCTTGCTGGCTCCTTTCCCAACGCAAAGGGTGTGCTCCAACCCGCCCTGTGAGACGCACGAGACGGGCACCACGCACACGGCCACCACTGTCACCTCCAACATGAGCTCCAACCAAG ACCCCCCACCACCTGCCAGTGACCAGGGAGAGGTGGAGAGCACCCAGGGCGACAGTGTGAACATCCCCAGTTCCAGTCCCATCACGACAACAGTGTCCTCCACGCTGACACGGGCCGTGACCACTGTGACACAGTCTACACCGGTCCCAGGCCCTTCAGTGCCG AAGATCTCATCAGTGACTGAGACTACCCCAGGGGCTCTGACCACTGAAGTCCCCATCCCAGCCACGATAACAGTGACCATAGCCAACACAGAAACTTCTGACATGCCCTTCTCTGCTGTTGACATCCTGCAGCCCCCAGAGGAACTCCAGGCCTCACCAGGGCCTCGCCAGCAGCTTCCGCCACGGCAACTCCTGCAGCCTGCCTCCACACCCCTGATGGGGGAGTCCGCCGAGGTCCTGTCAGCCTCCCAGACCCCTGAGCTCCAGGCCGCCGTGGATCTGAGCAGTACAGGGGACCCATCTTCAGGCCAGGAGCCTGCCAGCTCAGCCGTGGTGGCCACTGTGGTGGTCCAGCCACCCCCGCCCACACAGTCTGAAGTAGACCAGTTGTCACTTCCCCAAGAGCTGATGGCCGAGGCCCAGGCGGGCACCACCACGCTCATGGTAACGGGGCTCACCCCTGAGGAGCTGGCAGTGACTGCTGCTGCCGAAGCAGCCGCCCAGGCCGCAGCCACAGAGGAAGCCCAGGCCCTGGCCATCCAGGCCGTGCTGCAGGCTGCGCAGCAGGCCGTCATGG CAGGCACCGGGGAGCCCATGGACACGTCTGAGGCGGCAGCAGCCGTGACCCAGGCGGAGCTGAGCCACTTGTCGGCCGAGGGCCAGGAAGGCCAGGCCACCACCATCCCCATCGTGCTGACGCAGCAGGAGCTGGCCGCCCtggtgcagcagcagcagctccaggagGCGCAGGCCCAGCAGCAGCACCACCTCCCCACGGAGGCCCTGGCCCCTGCCGACAGCCTCAACGACCCGACCATCGAGAGCAACTGCCTCAACGAGCTGGCCGGCGCCGTCCCCAGCACCGTGGCCCTGCTGCCCTCCACAGCCACTGAGA gcctggctccGTCCAACACATTTGTGGCCCCCCAGCCCGTCGTGGTCGCCAGTCCCGCGAAGCTGCAGGCCGCGGCTACGCTGACGGAAGTGGCCAATGGCATCGAGTCCCTGGGCGTA AAGCCAGACCTCCCACCGCCACCCAGCAAAGCCCCTGTGAAGAAGGAGAACCAGTGGTTTGATGTGGGGGTCATTAAGGGCACCAACGTGATGGTGACACACTATTTCCTGCCGCCCGATGATGCTGTCCCGTCGGAT GACGACTCGGGCGCTGTGCCCGACTACAGCCAGCTGAAGAAGCAGGAGCTGCAGCCGGGCACGGCCTATAAGTTCCGCGTCGCCGGGATCAACGCCTGTGGCCGGGGGCCCTTCAGTGAGATCTCAGCCTTTAAGACGTGTCTGCCTGGCTTCCCAGGGGCCCCCTGTGCCATTAAGATCAGCAAG AGTCCAGATGGTGCTCACCTCACCTGGGAGCCTCCCTCTGTGACCTCTGGCAAGATCATCGAATACTCGGTGTACCTGGCCATCCAGAGCTCGCAGGCTGGCGGTGAGCCCAAGAGCTCCACCCCGGCGCAGCTGGCCTTCATGCGGGTGTACTGTgggcccagcccctcctgcctcGTGCAGTCCTCCAGCCTGTCCAACGCCCACATTGACTACACCACCAAGCCCGCCATCATCTTCCGCATTGCCGCTCGCAACGAGAAGGGCTACGGCCCGGCCACCCAAGTCAGGTGGTTGCAAG AAACCAGTAAAGACAGCTCTGGCACCAAGCCGGCCAGCAAGCGGCCCATGTCCTCTCCAGAAAT GAAATCCGCTCCAAAGAAATCGAAGGCAGACGGTCAGTGA